The DNA region GGAGAAAAATGAAGACGAGATGCAAACTATGCAAATTGACCGCAAAAATATGTTTTGGCTCGTTAAAAAGAAGCTCGCAGGTGAATTTGATGTAATCTTAACCCACGAAGATAGATTTAGCAATATCGCTCACAAAGTGCTTGAAACTATTTGGAAGAGCGGTCTTGTTGATTATAATGTATCTGAAAATCGCGTAAAAAATGTGATTTATAACTCAATAGACGAGTACTTAAAAAACTATGAGAAGATAGAAGATGATGTCTATGAAATGATACAAAATTATAAACATAAGCTAATCCCAGGAACTGATGAATATGATCTTGTCTTTGAGCGTTTATATCAAGATGAGCTTAAAAAAAGAGGCATGCTTTAATGAAAGCTTACATTTATATTGAAAATGGTGTTTTTTTAGAAGCAAAAGCTTTTGGTGCTCACGGCGAGTGTGCAGGTGAGCTCGTTTTTAATACCTCGATGACTGGCTACGAAGAGATCATGAGCGATCCAAGCTATGCTGGTCAGTTTATCGTCTTTACTATGCCAGAAATAGGCATAGTTGGTATAAATGAAGACGATATGGAGAGTCTTAGAATTCATGCAAGTGGCGTTATAATGAGAAGCTACAATGAAATTCCATCAAACTACCGCTCGCAAAAATCTTTGGGAAAATTTTTCGAAGAGCAAGGTAAATTTGGCGTTTATGACGTTGATACTAGATTCCTCACAAAGATGCTACGCGATGAAGGTGCCTTGATGGCTTATATCTCAACGCAGATAAGTGATAAAGATGAGCTAAAACGTAGGCTTGAAAGTAGCGGACGCATCGAAAATATAAACTACGTAAAAACAGTTAGTGCGATGGATGAATATGAGCACAAAAAAGGTGCTTGGGATAGAAATTTAAAGTCATATAAGCCGCTAAAAAGTATTGGTAAAAAGATAGCTGTTTTTGACTTTGGTGTAAAGAGAAATATCTTAAACGAGCTATGTGAAACTGGTCTTGAAGTCATTGTCGTGCCACACGACACTAAGGCTGAAATTTTGATAGAAAAATTTAAAAATGGCGAGATAAATGGGGTATTCTTATCAAATGGTCCTGGTGAGCCAAAAAATTTAAAGGCCGAAATAGGCGAGATCAAAAAGATGATTGAAGCTAGGATACCGATATTTGGCATTTGCCTTGGACATCAGTTACTCTCAAACGCCTTTGGGTACGAGACATATAAGCTTAAATTTGGTCAGCACGGAGCAAATCACCCAGTACTAAATTTAGAAACTAAAGCGATCGAGATAACAACACAAAATCACAACTACAACGTACCTGAGAGTATCGCAGAAGTAGCTGTTGTGACTCATAGAAATTTATTTGACAACACGATCGAGGGCGTGAGATACAAAGACTATTCAATCTTTTCAGTTCAGCACCACCCAGAAGCAAGTGGTGGTCCAAGCGAGAGTAAATATATATTTAAGCAGTTTTTAGAAATTTTATAAGATGCAAAATATAAACCTTTACATGATTATCTCAGTTGCATTTTTAAGTAGCTTTAGTCATTGTGTAGGTATGTGCAGCGGATTTTTGAGCTTACAGACTCTATTTTTTAAAGGCAAAAGCAAGAGAGAAATTCTAATGCTAAGTACGCTTTATAGTCTAGCTAGAATTTTTGCTTATGTAGTTTTAGGAGCTTTGTTTGGCACCTTTGGAGCTGTTATTAGCTTTAGCATGCAAGCAAGAGGTCTTATATTTTTTATAGTTGGCTTAGTGATCACGTTTATCGGCATTGCCTTGCTTCTTAGGGGCGAGCTTTTAAAATTTGTAGAGAATCAAAAGGCACTTAATTTTGTAGTAAGACTTGCAAAAACAAGGATTCAAAAGAAAAATTTAACAAATTTTTTATTACTTGGTTTTTTAAATGGCTTTTTGCCTTGTGGTGTGGTTTATTATTTTTTGGCACTTGGGATTTTAAGTGCAAATTTTATTGATTCGGCTTTTATAATGCTTGTATTTGGTCTTTGTACATTGCCAGCTATGCTTTTGGCTAGCTTTGTATTTGGAATTTTAAATGAAAAATTTAAAGACATAATGTTTAAGATTTCGGCTAGCATAATGATAATAAATGGAATTTATCTATCATTTTTAGGGTATAGAGCAAATGCCTAAGATGGTAAAGCGAGAGAAATAATTGTTAATTGCATCAAAATTTATGATGTTTGATAAATATAACCAAAAAGGAAGAATAAATGAGCAAGATTCTTAATAATCTAACCGTTCTTATCGTTGAAAATGAGGGAGATGGTAAAAAAATAGTACAAGAAGTTATGCGAGATAAATTCGAAAAAGTTATCACTGCTCAAAATGGCGATGAAGGACTTAAGAAATTTAAAAAATATAATCCAAATATGGTTATAACAGACGTTTTTATGCCTATAATGAATGGCCTTGATATGGCTAAAAGCATTAAAGAAATTTCAAAAGATACACCTATTATAGTTTTTAGTACAAATAGTGAAAAAGAAACACTTCTAAAAGCGATAGATGTTGGTATTGATAAATACGTTTTAAAGCCGATTGATCTTGATGATTTTTTGGTTACGTTAGAAAATGTCGCTAAAAATAAGATAGAAACAGCAAATATTATTCAGGTTACAAATGGATATAGTTTTAATAAAATAAAACGTGTGCTTATCAGAGATGGTGTTGAAATTTCTCTTACAAAAAAAGAACTTGCATTTATATCTTTACTCATAAAAAGACTTGGTACGCTTGTGCTTCACGATGAAATAAAAAATGTTGTTTGGGTTGGCGAGAGTGTGACAGAGGCTGCTATTAGGACCTTTGTTAAACGTGTCAGGGATAAAGTCGGTAGTAATTTTATAAAAAATGTTCCTGGACTTGGTTACAAAATAGATAGAAGACTCTCCTAGTAAAAGATAATTTATATTAATTAAGTCTTTTTATAGTTTTTCTACTCTAAAATAACCGAAAATTAATATAAATTTAACTAGGAGGAAAATTTATGCGACCATCCCAGTTGCTACATTATGATTATAGTGTGGCAAAACTCTTTATGTTCTCCACGATATTTTTTGGTATTGTTGGCATGGCTATTGGTGTTTTGGTGGCTTTTCAGCTTGCCTGTCCTGATCTAAACTATATAGCTGGTGAGTATTCGGCATTTGGTAGATTGCGTCCTCTTCATACTAACGGTATCATTTTTGGTTTTATGCTCTCTGGTATATTTGCCACTTGGTATTACATTGGACAGCGTGTTCTAAAAGTATCAATGAGCGAATCTCCGTTTTTGATGTTCATTGGTAAGCTTCATTTTTGGCTTTATATACTTGTTATGATTCTAGCTGTTGTGACGCTTTTTATGGGCGAGAGTACATCTAAGGAGTATGCCGAGCTTGAGTGGCCACTAGATATTGCAGTAGTAGTAGTCTGGGTGCTTTGGGGTGTAAGTATATTTGGACTTATTGGTATACGCCGCGAGAAAACACTTTATATCTCGGTTTGGTATTACATTGCTACATTTCTTGGCGTTGCTATGCTTTATCTATTTAATAACATGGAAATTCCAACAAGACTAGTTAGTGGATATGGCTCATGGCTACACTCAGTTTCGATGTATGCTGGCTCAAACGATGCTTTGGTTCAGTGGTGGTATGGTCATAACGCAGTTGCATTTGTATTTACAGTAGCGATCATCGCCCAAATTTATTATTTCTTGCCAAAAGAGAGTGGACAGCCAATATTTTCTTATAAGCTTTCGTTATTTTCATTCTGGGGCCTTATGTTTATTTATCTTTGGGCTGGCGGTCACCACCTAATATATACTGCTGTGCCTGATTGGATGCAGACTATGGGTTCGGTTTTTTCTATTGTTTTGATTTTGCCTTCTTGGGGTTCAGCTATTAATATGCTTCTTACAATGAAAGGCGAATGGATGCAACTTCGCGAGAGCCCGCTTATTAAATTTATGATTCTAGCTTCAACTTTTTATATGTTTTCAACTCTTGAAGGTCCTATCCTAGCTATCAAATCTGTAAATGCACTAGCTCACTATACTGACTGGGTGCCAGGGCACGTACATGATGGTGCACTTGGCTGGGTTGGTTTTATGACTATGGCAGCACTTTATCACATGACGCCACGTGTCTTTAAGCGCGAAATTTATTCAAAATCCTTAATGGAAGCTCAATTTTGGATACAAACAACAGGTATCGTTTTATACTTTGCTTCGATGTGGATTGCTGGTATTACGCAAGGTATGATGTGGAGAGCGACTGATAGCTATGGAAATTTACTCTACTCATTTATTGATACTGTTGTAGTGCTTATACCTTATTATTACATTAGAGCTATTGGTGGACTTTTGTATTTGATTGGCTTTTTGATGTTTGCTTATAATATCTACAAATCAACTTCTGCTAAAGCTATTTTGGCAGAGCCAAAAAGTGCAACGCCTATGGGCGGTGCTAAAGCCAATGCGGAGGTGATGTGATGTTTGCTTGGTTAGAAAAAAATCCATTCTTTTTTGCAGTTTGCGTCTTTATCGTCATAGCCTATGCTGGTGTGGTAGAAATTTTACCTGACTTTGCAAATAGAGCTAGACCACTTGAGGGTACAAAGCCTTATACAGTTTTAGAGCTTGCTGGAAAAAATATATATATACAAAATGGTTGCAACACTTGCCACTCACAGATGATACGTCCGTTTAAAGCAGAGACTGATAGATACGGTATGTACTCACTAAGCGGCGAATTTGCTTATGATCGTCCTCATCTTTGGGGTTCAAAAAGAACGGGTCCAGATCTTATGCGTGTGGGTAATTATAGAACGACAGATTGGCATGAAAATCATATGTTAAACCCAGCCTCTGTTGTGCCAGGCTCGATCATGCCGGCATATCCATTTTTATTTAAGAAAAATGCTGATATAGAGACTGCTTACGCTGAAGCACTAACTGTTAAAAAGGTCTTTAACACGCCTTATGATGAGAAAGATATGCCAGCTCTTGGCACTTTTGAGCAAGCAAATGCTAACGTGAAAGAGCAGGCTGCAAGTATCGTTGAAAGTATGAAAGATGAGCAAGTAAAAAGTGCTTTTGCAAAAGGTGAAATTCGCCAGATCGTGGCACTTATCGCCTATCTAAATAGCCTAAAATAGGAGTTAGTAATGGATATTAGAGAACTTCAAGCTTATGGCTATTTTATTTTGACAGCATTCTTAGCTATCACTTTGTACGCTTATTTTTTTCATCTTTACAAAAGCGAAAAGCAAGGTAGAAGAAATTATGAGAAGTATTCAAGATTAGCCCTAGATGATGAGATCGGAAGTAAAATTTTAGAGCAAAAGGCTACAAAGGAGAGCGTATGCAATGGCTAAATTTAGAAGATAATATAAATTTACTTGCGTTAATAGGTGCCATCTTAATTATCGTACTAACTGTCGTTGTAGCTGGCAAGTATGTTGGTCAAATGAAAGTTAAAAAAGATGAAAGCGTAGAGCTTAGCGAGCACAACTGGGATGGGATAGGCGAATATAAAAACCCAGTTCCATTTGGTTGGGCAGTAGTTTTTTTACTAACGCTTGTTTGGGCAATCTGGTATTATTTACTTGGTTATCCACTAAATTCTTACTCACAAATCGGTGAATATAATAAAGAGGTAAAAGAGGCAAACGCTAAATTTGAAAAAGAGTATGCAAACCCAAGCAAAGAAACGCTTCATGCTATGGGAGAGAGCGTATTTTTAGTGCAATGCTCAGCATGTCATGGCATCACAGGCGATGGCATTGGTGGCAAAGCTGCAAATTTACAAATTTGGGGTAGCGAACAAGGAATAATTGATACGATACTAAATGGCTCAAAAGGGCTTGATTATCCTATGGGCGAGATGCCAGCAGGGCTAGCTGATGCTGATGGAGCAAAGGCTATTGCAGCTTATGTTGCAAAAGAGATAAGTGCTATAAAAAGTACAAAAAATGAAAATTTAGTAGCTATGGGAAAAGAGCTTTACGCAGCTTGTGCAGCTTGTCACGGAGATGATGGCAAAGGCATGGATGGTATGTCGGCTGATCTTAGTAAATATGGTTCAAGTGAGTTCATAGTGGATGTACTAAATCGTGGTAAAAACGGCAACATCGGTGTTATGCCTAAATTTAATGATGGCAGATTAAACGAGATACAACAAAAAGCAGTTGGCGAATATGTCATATCGCTATCAAAGGGCGAATAATGGAAAATAAAAATAGAAACATCTTTGCTTTAAATGGCATTAGCGGTTATTTGGTGGCGGTTTTGCTTTTGCTATCTATCCTTGGCGTACTTACTTATATTGGTATTGGCTTGCAAAAAGATGTAGCAACCAAGCCTTACTCATTAAAAGATGCAAGTAGCATTGAGATGAAGAGCGTTGATAACGCTAAACACGTCATTATAAAGGAGTAGTGATGCTAGGCATAATAGAAAAAGCCATAATCTTGCTGATAGTTGTTGCAGGAGCTATTTGTGCGTGGTCAGTGCTTACATCAAACCACCTTTTTGTAGGCTAGGTGTGAGAAAATTTATACTCATTTTTATATTTTTGCTCTCGCAAAGTTTGGCTTTGGGAGCAAATTTTGTGATAAATAATGATGAAATTTTAAGCCAAAAAGTAAGCGTAAAGCTAAATGAGATCGGCAGTGAGCTTTACGCAAAAAGCGGTATAAATTTAGTAGTTGGCGTATATAAAGATGGTGAGCTAGAAGCTCTTTTTAAAGAGCAAAACCTTAGCTCACCTTATGCTTTTTTACTGCTTATAAAGGATAAAAAGAAAGTAGAAATTTTTGCCGATGCTAATACCTCAAAACTTTTTAATAAAGAACAAATTTTAAGTGTAAATCCAGAGTCAGGAACGATAATTCCTATTTTGGTTTCTAAAAATGGCAAAGATGTCTATAACGCTGCTATATTAAATGGCTACGCTGATATTGCCGAGCAAATCGCATCTAGCTTAAATTTACAGCTTGAAAGTAGTGTTGGAAATTCAAACAAAACTACGTTAAATTTTTTAAGATTTTTCATCTATGGTTTGGTTGCATTTTTTATAATTGTTATCTTTTATAAAAAGGTAAAAAATGGATAAAAAAACCTTTTGGCCTTATGCTATCGTACTTAGCTTCATTGCTATCATTATCGCTTGCGCAGTAACGATCATCATAGCGCTAAAACATCCAGTCGAAATGGATAGCTCTTATATGCAAAGCTACCAAAATGTCGATGAAAACATAACCTTTATCAAAGAGAGTGAAAAACGCTTTGATGAGAAATTTGATCTAAAATTTGAGCCAAATTTTAATGCTCTAAATGCTAAGTTTAAATTTCATCTAACTCCAAAAAAAGGAGAAATTTCAGCTTTAAAATATGAAATTTTACTCACTCGCCCACAGACAAATAAAGAAAATAAAATTTTAAGAGCTTCATGGCAAGAAAATGATCTAGTAAGCGAAGAAACAAGTCTACAAGAAGGCAGGTGGCAGCTACTTTTAAGGCTAAGTGACACTAATGATACAAGGTATTATAAATTTGACCTTAATGTCACAAAATGATCTTAAAATTGCAGCTTTGGTATCTAAGAAAGATCTCAAAGCCAGATTTAAATTTTAACAAACTAATCTTTTTGGCTAAATCTAAAACCAAGTTGCTAAGTTTTTATCAAATAAAACTATAAATCAAATCTCTTTAAATCCAAAATTTAATCCCAAACGCTCGCAAGTGCCGACATATTCTTTAAATTTATAGATTAATGGATGCCATTTTTGCGTATCTATCTTTTTATCTTTTAGTAAATTTTCATCTACAAAAATGCCTGTAATTTTGCAAGTAACTATGCTAAACCACTCTTTTAACTCTATATTTTCTACAACCGTTTCTATCTGTACCTTGCACTCTTTTATTCTGACGGTTTTTGCATTTATACCAGGCTCTTTGCTGAGATTTGCTGCCTTAAATTTGTCGTGCTCGTAGGTGTAGCCAAGATTCTTTTTTTCTTCTGGTACTTCACTATCACCAGTTAGTTTTTCCATTTTTTGCACAGCTTCTAGCAGACTCTCATCACATAAATTTAGCGTGATATCTGAACCATTTTTGATATTTTTAAAGCCTTGATTTTCAATGCCTATGCCAAGCACCACTGTATTTCCTAACGTCCAAGAGGATGAAAGCACCGTGATATCATCGTTTGCATTTTTATCTTTTGTGGTGGCTAGCAAAACCGGAAAGCCATAGTAAAAACCTTGTCTGTTTAACTCTTTATGCATTTTCGCTCCT from Campylobacter concisus includes:
- a CDS encoding DUF507 family protein — its product is MRLKLPHVPYISHKIAIDLLNCGFVRLNKGIEPIVSKTSEILTVDIQKERALDERVNELLEKNEDEMQTMQIDRKNMFWLVKKKLAGEFDVILTHEDRFSNIAHKVLETIWKSGLVDYNVSENRVKNVIYNSIDEYLKNYEKIEDDVYEMIQNYKHKLIPGTDEYDLVFERLYQDELKKRGML
- the carA gene encoding glutamine-hydrolyzing carbamoyl-phosphate synthase small subunit, which codes for MKAYIYIENGVFLEAKAFGAHGECAGELVFNTSMTGYEEIMSDPSYAGQFIVFTMPEIGIVGINEDDMESLRIHASGVIMRSYNEIPSNYRSQKSLGKFFEEQGKFGVYDVDTRFLTKMLRDEGALMAYISTQISDKDELKRRLESSGRIENINYVKTVSAMDEYEHKKGAWDRNLKSYKPLKSIGKKIAVFDFGVKRNILNELCETGLEVIVVPHDTKAEILIEKFKNGEINGVFLSNGPGEPKNLKAEIGEIKKMIEARIPIFGICLGHQLLSNAFGYETYKLKFGQHGANHPVLNLETKAIEITTQNHNYNVPESIAEVAVVTHRNLFDNTIEGVRYKDYSIFSVQHHPEASGGPSESKYIFKQFLEIL
- a CDS encoding sulfite exporter TauE/SafE family protein — translated: MQNINLYMIISVAFLSSFSHCVGMCSGFLSLQTLFFKGKSKREILMLSTLYSLARIFAYVVLGALFGTFGAVISFSMQARGLIFFIVGLVITFIGIALLLRGELLKFVENQKALNFVVRLAKTRIQKKNLTNFLLLGFLNGFLPCGVVYYFLALGILSANFIDSAFIMLVFGLCTLPAMLLASFVFGILNEKFKDIMFKISASIMIINGIYLSFLGYRANA
- a CDS encoding response regulator transcription factor; this translates as MSKILNNLTVLIVENEGDGKKIVQEVMRDKFEKVITAQNGDEGLKKFKKYNPNMVITDVFMPIMNGLDMAKSIKEISKDTPIIVFSTNSEKETLLKAIDVGIDKYVLKPIDLDDFLVTLENVAKNKIETANIIQVTNGYSFNKIKRVLIRDGVEISLTKKELAFISLLIKRLGTLVLHDEIKNVVWVGESVTEAAIRTFVKRVRDKVGSNFIKNVPGLGYKIDRRLS
- the ccoN gene encoding cytochrome-c oxidase, cbb3-type subunit I is translated as MRPSQLLHYDYSVAKLFMFSTIFFGIVGMAIGVLVAFQLACPDLNYIAGEYSAFGRLRPLHTNGIIFGFMLSGIFATWYYIGQRVLKVSMSESPFLMFIGKLHFWLYILVMILAVVTLFMGESTSKEYAELEWPLDIAVVVVWVLWGVSIFGLIGIRREKTLYISVWYYIATFLGVAMLYLFNNMEIPTRLVSGYGSWLHSVSMYAGSNDALVQWWYGHNAVAFVFTVAIIAQIYYFLPKESGQPIFSYKLSLFSFWGLMFIYLWAGGHHLIYTAVPDWMQTMGSVFSIVLILPSWGSAINMLLTMKGEWMQLRESPLIKFMILASTFYMFSTLEGPILAIKSVNALAHYTDWVPGHVHDGALGWVGFMTMAALYHMTPRVFKREIYSKSLMEAQFWIQTTGIVLYFASMWIAGITQGMMWRATDSYGNLLYSFIDTVVVLIPYYYIRAIGGLLYLIGFLMFAYNIYKSTSAKAILAEPKSATPMGGAKANAEVM
- the ccoO gene encoding cytochrome-c oxidase, cbb3-type subunit II; protein product: MFAWLEKNPFFFAVCVFIVIAYAGVVEILPDFANRARPLEGTKPYTVLELAGKNIYIQNGCNTCHSQMIRPFKAETDRYGMYSLSGEFAYDRPHLWGSKRTGPDLMRVGNYRTTDWHENHMLNPASVVPGSIMPAYPFLFKKNADIETAYAEALTVKKVFNTPYDEKDMPALGTFEQANANVKEQAASIVESMKDEQVKSAFAKGEIRQIVALIAYLNSLK
- a CDS encoding cytochrome c oxidase, cbb3-type, CcoQ subunit, which encodes MDIRELQAYGYFILTAFLAITLYAYFFHLYKSEKQGRRNYEKYSRLALDDEIGSKILEQKATKESVCNG
- a CDS encoding cbb3-type cytochrome c oxidase N-terminal domain-containing protein, which produces MQWLNLEDNINLLALIGAILIIVLTVVVAGKYVGQMKVKKDESVELSEHNWDGIGEYKNPVPFGWAVVFLLTLVWAIWYYLLGYPLNSYSQIGEYNKEVKEANAKFEKEYANPSKETLHAMGESVFLVQCSACHGITGDGIGGKAANLQIWGSEQGIIDTILNGSKGLDYPMGEMPAGLADADGAKAIAAYVAKEISAIKSTKNENLVAMGKELYAACAACHGDDGKGMDGMSADLSKYGSSEFIVDVLNRGKNGNIGVMPKFNDGRLNEIQQKAVGEYVISLSKGE
- a CDS encoding DUF4006 family protein, whose translation is MENKNRNIFALNGISGYLVAVLLLLSILGVLTYIGIGLQKDVATKPYSLKDASSIEMKSVDNAKHVIIKE
- a CDS encoding FixH family protein; translation: MDKKTFWPYAIVLSFIAIIIACAVTIIIALKHPVEMDSSYMQSYQNVDENITFIKESEKRFDEKFDLKFEPNFNALNAKFKFHLTPKKGEISALKYEILLTRPQTNKENKILRASWQENDLVSEETSLQEGRWQLLLRLSDTNDTRYYKFDLNVTK
- a CDS encoding flavin reductase encodes the protein MHKELNRQGFYYGFPVLLATTKDKNANDDITVLSSSWTLGNTVVLGIGIENQGFKNIKNGSDITLNLCDESLLEAVQKMEKLTGDSEVPEEKKNLGYTYEHDKFKAANLSKEPGINAKTVRIKECKVQIETVVENIELKEWFSIVTCKITGIFVDENLLKDKKIDTQKWHPLIYKFKEYVGTCERLGLNFGFKEI